In Paenibacillus sp. FSL R7-0345, a single window of DNA contains:
- a CDS encoding efflux RND transporter permease subunit, protein MNWFTKWSFGNKGAVGLLVVMALVVGMLSYTTLPMEFMPEADNPQVTVTVLGPGQDAHSMESKVTKPIEAATAALKGKTGQMSTSGDGYAKVDLFFDGKSDMKEASQEVEKAVGALQFPEGVMDPFIVQLNTSMIPVAQTTLSFEDGLTKENVEVAENTIIPQLQKIDGVASVALYGKTSPQVNVKLDPQAMAAKGVTTAQVLGLLQGRSVSASIGEQTIGGQTGNVNITSSIDSLDTLKSLPLAAGVTLQDIAAVTVKADQESVSRSNGKDVLFAIITKEAGANAVDVGEKVRDAADDINKSVPGAELSVIFSTSDMVVTSVNSMMREVLLGALFATVVILLFLRNIRATLITAVSIPLSLAVTLYLLKVSGITLNIVTLGGVAVAVGRLVDDSIVVIENIYRRLQKEPLSRDMVISATGEVARAITTSTIATVAVFLPMGLLRGSLQDFLLPFALTVTYSLLTSLVVALTVVPLLSAWLLRGTSMKEHEPAKWFIRFLDWNLHRKWITLTAGLVLLAGSIAAYVAMPKGALDAADASMVSVQLVYPNDVPVAEVLEKGKQLEQEMISRPEAETVIMQSGNSADMARWGTVSSLTQVDYTVLMKEDADAQQFLDHVRGLQNSYEGATLTANEASMMGSGSTSEYVDISGDNLAAIRTVAEEAIVKIEAVDGVQKVSSNMEDTKPVFAFNVDPAAANAQEISMQLAAMLNPVPLGQMELEGSPAAVMLEPVLQPQSQEDLKQITVMTSGGPQLLSAVASLEVTEQPAMLYHKDGKPYVRITAEVDAKKVSAIGAEIKKQTDGLVLPEGVTLFAGGASADQAGDFGDLGMTALISIGLVYLIMVLTFKTLRAPLAIMFSLPLAAIGAIVALIISGITPDFTALFGALMLIGIVVTNAVVLIDRIKQNEEHMTIRAAILEAAGTRMRPILMTAIATVCAMLPLLFGHSEQGSIVSQSLAIVVIGGLTAATVLTLLVVPAVYELLYFRRSAKERKEAGKKAEAAL, encoded by the coding sequence ATGAATTGGTTTACAAAATGGTCCTTCGGCAATAAAGGGGCAGTAGGTCTTCTCGTCGTAATGGCGCTTGTAGTGGGGATGCTGAGTTATACCACACTGCCAATGGAATTCATGCCGGAGGCTGACAATCCGCAGGTGACCGTTACGGTACTGGGTCCGGGCCAGGACGCACATTCGATGGAAAGTAAGGTTACGAAGCCGATCGAGGCGGCAACTGCAGCGTTAAAAGGTAAAACCGGGCAGATGTCCACCTCGGGGGACGGGTATGCGAAGGTGGATCTTTTTTTTGACGGAAAAAGCGATATGAAGGAGGCCTCACAGGAAGTTGAAAAGGCGGTCGGTGCGCTGCAATTCCCGGAAGGAGTAATGGACCCTTTCATTGTGCAGCTGAACACCTCCATGATTCCGGTCGCTCAGACAACGTTATCTTTCGAGGACGGGTTGACCAAGGAGAATGTGGAGGTTGCCGAGAATACGATTATTCCTCAGCTGCAAAAGATAGACGGCGTAGCCAGTGTAGCGCTCTACGGCAAAACCAGCCCGCAGGTGAATGTGAAGCTGGACCCGCAGGCGATGGCGGCAAAGGGTGTCACCACAGCACAGGTACTGGGATTGCTCCAAGGCCGCAGCGTATCAGCTTCTATCGGGGAGCAGACAATCGGCGGGCAGACGGGGAATGTAAATATTACGTCTTCCATTGACAGCCTGGACACGTTAAAGAGTCTCCCGTTAGCCGCCGGCGTAACGCTGCAGGATATTGCTGCGGTTACGGTCAAAGCGGATCAGGAGAGCGTCAGCCGCTCCAACGGCAAGGATGTGCTGTTCGCGATTATTACCAAGGAAGCCGGTGCGAATGCGGTTGATGTCGGTGAGAAGGTGCGGGACGCCGCGGATGATATTAATAAAAGTGTGCCGGGTGCCGAGCTTTCCGTTATCTTCAGCACCTCTGACATGGTCGTCACCTCGGTCAACAGCATGATGCGTGAGGTGCTGCTTGGTGCTTTGTTCGCTACAGTTGTCATTCTGCTGTTCCTGCGCAACATCCGGGCTACGCTGATAACGGCAGTATCCATCCCGCTGTCTCTGGCCGTGACGCTGTATCTGCTCAAGGTTTCCGGCATCACGCTGAATATCGTCACACTAGGCGGTGTTGCCGTTGCGGTAGGCCGGCTGGTCGATGACAGCATCGTTGTAATTGAGAATATATACCGCCGGCTGCAAAAGGAGCCGCTGTCCCGTGATATGGTAATCAGCGCAACCGGCGAGGTCGCCAGAGCCATCACCACCTCGACGATTGCCACCGTTGCGGTGTTCCTGCCGATGGGTCTGCTGCGCGGCAGCCTGCAGGATTTCCTGCTGCCGTTTGCGCTGACGGTAACCTATTCGCTGCTGACCTCGCTGGTTGTAGCGCTAACGGTAGTGCCGCTGCTGAGCGCATGGCTGTTACGCGGAACATCCATGAAGGAGCATGAGCCTGCCAAATGGTTTATCCGCTTTCTCGACTGGAATCTGCACCGCAAGTGGATTACGCTGACGGCTGGTCTGGTGCTGCTTGCCGGCTCCATCGCCGCTTACGTTGCCATGCCAAAGGGGGCGCTTGATGCTGCGGACGCCAGTATGGTCAGCGTCCAGCTCGTATATCCGAATGATGTGCCGGTAGCCGAGGTGCTGGAGAAGGGCAAACAGCTGGAGCAGGAGATGATCAGCCGGCCGGAGGCAGAGACGGTTATTATGCAATCCGGCAACAGTGCCGATATGGCCAGATGGGGTACAGTGAGCTCACTCACTCAGGTAGACTACACGGTGCTGATGAAGGAGGATGCCGACGCCCAGCAGTTCCTCGATCATGTCCGCGGTCTGCAGAACAGCTATGAAGGAGCCACACTGACGGCAAATGAAGCCAGTATGATGGGATCTGGTTCTACAAGTGAGTATGTGGATATTTCCGGTGATAACCTTGCGGCAATCCGGACGGTCGCGGAAGAAGCGATTGTTAAGATTGAGGCTGTGGATGGTGTACAAAAAGTCAGCAGCAATATGGAGGATACGAAGCCGGTATTTGCCTTCAACGTTGATCCCGCAGCAGCAAATGCCCAGGAAATCTCCATGCAGCTTGCAGCCATGCTTAATCCGGTTCCGCTAGGGCAGATGGAGCTGGAGGGCTCACCGGCGGCGGTTATGCTGGAGCCGGTGCTGCAGCCGCAGTCGCAGGAGGACCTCAAGCAGATTACGGTAATGACCTCCGGAGGGCCGCAGCTGCTCTCGGCTGTAGCTTCGCTTGAGGTAACGGAGCAGCCTGCGATGCTCTACCATAAGGACGGCAAGCCTTATGTGCGGATTACCGCAGAGGTGGATGCGAAGAAGGTGTCGGCAATCGGGGCAGAGATCAAAAAGCAGACAGACGGTCTTGTCCTGCCTGAAGGCGTAACCCTGTTTGCCGGGGGAGCCTCCGCTGACCAGGCCGGCGATTTCGGCGATCTTGGAATGACAGCCCTGATCTCGATCGGTCTGGTGTACCTGATCATGGTGCTGACCTTCAAGACACTGCGTGCGCCGCTTGCAATCATGTTCTCGCTGCCGCTGGCGGCAATCGGAGCCATTGTGGCCTTAATCATCTCGGGCATAACGCCTGACTTTACCGCATTGTTCGGTGCCCTGATGCTGATCGGTATTGTAGTCACTAATGCGGTTGTTCTGATAGACCGGATTAAGCAGAATGAAGAGCATATGACCATCCGTGCGGCCATTCTTGAAGCGGCGGGAACACGGATGCGCCCGATTCTGATGACCGCAATTGCCACCGTCTGCGCCATGCTGCCGCTGCTGTTCGGACATTCCGAGCAGGGCAGCATCGTCTCCCAGAGCCTGGCGATTGTCGTAATCGGCGGCCTGACGGCAGCAACCGTTCTGACGCTGCTGGTTGTACCGGCGGTATATGAGCTGCTGTATTTCCGCAGATCGGCCAAGGAGCGGAAGGAAGCGGGGAAGAAGGCCGAAGCGGCATTGTAA
- a CDS encoding ABC transporter permease produces the protein MSNIWTIGWHMVKRTIGSRKGLMLYILLPSIVVAGIISITGGLENSSTATLLYTNLDNGAGSRHLLAELESSGDYKLAESGSEQDMKESVIGQDGIAGLLIPQDYTAQLLDGKEPQLTVYELKITEDSVLVKMKAAAIARQMLVTAATVKGAGSADPAGQFAAILQQAEQHNAGSVRTDYDLYPRQTLGVITGMTLMFLMSLVTSTVNQIMDDRKGRTMMRMYSAPVRAYEITLGNFCGSFLVGIIQIAVVLVLGKWVLRYDYEVPMYLYFLVLAAFMLVSMGIAGTVAGLIRNPRNAGMLNALILTPTCMLGGCFWPLSIMPEYMQKAANFTPQKWAIQAVDIAATGGGWNELWLPFAVLGLMAVILLALGSATLRPNEAGVSA, from the coding sequence ATGAGTAATATCTGGACAATCGGCTGGCATATGGTAAAGCGGACGATTGGCTCGCGTAAAGGACTGATGCTGTATATTTTGCTGCCGAGTATCGTAGTAGCAGGGATTATTTCCATTACCGGTGGCCTTGAAAATAGCTCAACGGCCACCTTGCTGTATACCAATCTGGACAACGGTGCGGGAAGCAGACATCTGCTGGCTGAGCTGGAGAGTTCCGGGGATTACAAGCTGGCCGAGAGCGGTAGTGAACAGGATATGAAGGAAAGCGTAATCGGCCAGGACGGGATTGCCGGTCTGCTGATTCCGCAGGACTACACGGCACAGCTGCTGGACGGCAAAGAGCCGCAGTTAACGGTATATGAGCTGAAGATTACGGAGGATTCGGTACTGGTCAAAATGAAAGCCGCCGCCATCGCGAGGCAGATGCTGGTGACCGCAGCCACGGTGAAGGGAGCGGGCTCTGCTGATCCGGCAGGACAGTTTGCTGCCATTCTGCAGCAGGCCGAGCAGCATAATGCCGGAAGCGTGCGGACGGATTATGACCTGTATCCCAGACAAACGCTGGGGGTTATCACCGGAATGACCCTGATGTTCCTGATGAGTCTGGTAACAAGCACGGTCAATCAGATCATGGATGACCGCAAAGGCCGGACGATGATGCGGATGTACAGCGCGCCGGTCCGCGCTTATGAGATTACGCTGGGCAACTTCTGTGGCAGCTTTCTGGTCGGCATCATCCAGATCGCCGTTGTGCTTGTCCTCGGCAAATGGGTGTTGCGCTATGATTATGAAGTCCCGATGTATTTGTACTTCCTGGTACTGGCCGCCTTTATGCTTGTTTCAATGGGCATCGCCGGCACGGTAGCCGGACTGATCCGCAATCCGCGCAATGCCGGAATGCTGAACGCGCTCATTCTTACACCGACCTGCATGCTGGGCGGCTGCTTCTGGCCGCTGTCCATTATGCCGGAATACATGCAGAAGGCAGCCAACTTCACACCGCAGAAATGGGCTATTCAGGCGGTGGATATTGCGGCTACGGGCGGCGGCTGGAACGAGCTGTGGCTGCCCTTTGCGGTCCTTGGCCTGATGGCGGTCATCCTGCTCGCGCTCGGTTCGGCAACTCTGCGTCCGAATGAAGCGGGCGTCAGCGCCTGA